One Nocardia huaxiensis genomic window, GCGAGACTGGCCGAGAGCCGGCGCAGCTGCGGTTCGTCGTCGAGCGGCACCCCGAGCAGTTCGCAGATGACGGTGATGGGCAGCGGATAGCCCAGATCCTCGACGGCGTCGAAGCCGCCGGTGGCGGCGGCGCGGTCCAGGGTCTCGTCGACGAATCGGGCGATGCGCGGCGCGAGCTCGGCCACCACGCGCGGTGTGAACGCCTTCTGCACCAGCCGCCGCAGCCGCGTGTGATCGGGCGCGTCGAGGAACAGGAACGACGGATTGTGCCGGGGTGCAATGAGATTGGTGGGCACGACCGCGCCCGGCGGCGTCAGCGCGAACCGCAGTTTGGGCATGGAGTTCTGCGAGCTGGCCCGCGGATCCCGCAGCACCGTCGTGCAGTCGGCGTGCCGGGTGAGCAGCACGATGGGGCTGTCCGGCAGCCGCAGCGCCCCAGCTGCCCGCATCTTCTCGTACAGCGGGTACGGGTCGGCGCGGACGGAGTGGTCGAAGAGCTGGAGGTAGCTGCCCGCTCCGCTGGATTCGGTGACGGTCATGGCGGCCTCCTGTCCCCCCGGGCGCCCTCCGGCGCGCCGGTGCTCTGGCCTACAGCCTACAAACGCGCAGTCCCGTTGGGCCACAACGATTTGCGAGCGTCCGATGCGGGCCTTTCGATGCCGCGCGGTCGCTCGGTTTGCCGGTCCCATACGATGAACCCCATGACCAAAGTGCTCCTGAAGACCTCCGCCGGGGACATCACCCTGGAACTGGACGAGGCCAAGGCGCCGAAGACCGTCGCGAATTTCGTCGACTACGTCAAGGCGGGCCACTACTCCAACACCGTGTTCCACCGCGTGATCCCGAATTTCATGATTCAGGGTGGCGGGTTCACACCCGAGTTCCAGCAGAAGCCCGCTCCGAACACGGTCGAGAACGAGGCTTCGAACGGTCTCAAGAACGACAAGTACACCATCGCCATGGCGCGCACCTCGGCGCCGCATTCGGCGAGCGCGCAGTTCTTCATCAACACCAGCAACAACGGCTTCCTGAACTACCCGGGCCAGGACGGCTTCGGTTACGCGGTGTTCGGCAAGGTTGTCGAGGGCAATGCCGTCGTCGACGCGATCGAGGGCGTGGCGACCGGCAGCAAGAACGGCCACGGCGATGTGCCGAAGGATCTGGCCGCGGTGACGATCCTGTCCGCCGAGCTGGTCTGAGTCTGCTCCACACACGGCAACGCGCCGGGTTCGACACTGTGTCGATCCCGGCGCGTTCTGCGTTGCGGGCCTCGAGGTTCTAGGCGTCGAGCACGCGCGGTTGCCGATTGGTGACCGGCGGCAGCACCGACCACGGGAAGTTGATCCACCGGTCGGTGCGCTTCCACACGTATTCGCAGTCCACCTCGGAGTGCGGCTTCTGGTAGACGACCGCGCAGCGCACCTCGGCCACATGGTCGGAGCAGTAGTCGCGCACCAGCTTCAACGTCTTGCCGGTGTCGGCGACATCATCGGCGACAAGCACTTTCGCCCCGGTGAGGTCGACGACGCTGGGCACGGGCGGCAGCATGACGGGCATGGCCAGCCGCTGATCGACGCCGGTGTAGAACTCGACGGTCTAACCCTTACCCTGGGTTGACCCGCAAGAACGTGGGTTATCGTGCTACGGGAGCACGTCTATCGCACGTTTTCGAATACCGTCACCCGAGCGGACGGTATTCATGCATGGAGCGCGTCCGTGAAGTCCACGGTCTCACGCACCGTAGGCACGTAGTGCTTCCGGGTAACCCTAGACCCGATAGCGTGCCCGCCCTGCTGCTGCGCGGCCTTGTCCCCGTACTTCTCGGAGATCCGAGTCATGCCCGTCTTGCGGAGGGCCTTCGGGGTAGCCCAGTCCAGTTCGGTGCCCTTCAGGACCCGCACCCACGTTTCCCGGAACATGGTTGCGGAGATGGGGTTGCCCAGCTTGTTCGGGAACACCAGGCCCGTCTTGGGCTTCCCTGCTGCCAACCACCGACGCTTCAGCATGGCCAACGTCGGGGCGGACACCTTCACGGTTCGAACCGATTCGTCTTCCTTCGGCATGGGTTGCCGCCACACCTTCCGCTTGCCGTCTGCGTCCACCTGCACCACCGTGCCCGTAATGGCCACCGTGCCCGCCTCTAGGTCCACGTCTTCCCAGATGACGCCCAAGGCTTCGCCCGGCCTACCGAGCAGGTCATAGGTAAGCCGTGTGATGTCCATGAACCGCTTGTTAGCGGTCGGAGATAGCTCGAAGTACTTGGCCTCAATCTCCCAGAACCGTTGCAGCTGTTCGGGCGTGAACGGCTTGGGCTCTGCCTTGTGCCCGCGTTCGATGGTTTCGGATTCACGGGCAGGGTTGCCGGTGATCGCGTCATCACGGGCAGCCAGCGCGAAGGCTTCAACCAGGATCAGTCGTTGCCGGTACGCCTTCTCTGTCATGTGACGGATCGGGTCTAGATGCCGCTCCACGTGGGACGTGCGCACTTCCCCGATGGGCATGTTGCCCAGCTCCGAGCCCTGGATTTTGACGGTGCCTTTCTTGCCGCCGGGGCGCTTCACTATCTCCGTGTAGAAGGCTGCGATGGACTGGCCACGGTTGCCGTTCGGGTCGGCCTTCTCCCGCTCGTACCAGGACATGCACAGTTCAAGGACTGTGGTCTTGCTGCTGTACTTCTGCCCGTATTCGGGCTTCCTGGTCTTCAGGGCTTTGTCTGCGGCGTCGGCTGCGTCCCGCTTGGCCTTGGCCTCTGAGGTGCGGTACGCCTGCGCGGTGCGTGGCTTGCGTTCCCCGGTGAGCCTGTACCGGCAGATACCGCGCCAATAGTCCTTCTTGCCCTCTGCCTGCCGGGCTTTGTCTATGGAGGCGTGCGCTTCTCCGCGCTTGCCTTCTTCGATGGGTGGCCGGGCCATGTCACCAGTCCTGTGTCTGGCCGGTGGCTCGGTTGCCGTAGGGGGTGTTCATGGCCTTGGCTGCGTCGTGTAGGCGACGGGTGATCTCGGCGGCCAGTTCTTCCCCGGTGTAGTCGGCGAGAGGTGTGCGGGTGTCCTTGTCCTGGGGTTCCTGTTTGTGTGCCATGTTCTAGACGGTAGGTCAGCTGTCCAGTAGCTGGCAAGTAGCCGTGACTCGCTTCACTGCGTCTTCTGTGACTGTTGTTGCCATTGGTGCGTAGTCAAGGGTTTGTGACCGGGCTCTCAGAATCTTCTTTTGCATGGCCTTGACCTGCGCATATCCCCGGCATTGAAGGCGTGGCGCTCGGGGGCAGCGACTCGGGCGGCAATTGTCACGCCACAAGGCTATTTATCCGGCCCCACCTGGGCATATGCCATTCATTCGCAACATGCCGTGTTGTATGAATCTGTCGGCCACTAGCAATAGTGTTTCCCAGGTACCTCGAAGGTACTGGAACGTTGAAAACTCCACAGCAGAGACATTGAAAGAAACGTAAGCACAAGGGCACGCATCCAATTGCGTCTAGCCCTATTTTTTCATGTCCAAAACCGGAATTCCCCGCAACGGATGCCCGGTCAAGCAACAGAACGGAGGCTACGCCCCATGAGCGACAGAAGCAAACTCGCAACCCCCGAGGAATACGCCGAATACCGGGCCACAACCACCCGCACGCTAGCGAACGAACGCTACCTAGGCACAGGCCCCCGATTCATCCGCTACGGCCGTGCCGTGCGCTACAGGTGGGCAGACATTCACGCCTACGAAGAAGCCAACGCATTCACTAGGAGCGACCAGGAGGCGGCCTAGTGAGCAAGTTCGCCATAGTGCCCGTGCACCTGATATCGGCACCGATCGAAGACCGGGACTTTCGAACCCTGGTTGCCCTCCTGTCCTACGCGGACCGTGAAGGCAATTGCGACCCGACCATGCCCCAACTGAGTAAGCGCACCGGCAAGAGCGACCGGACGGCAAAGCGGAGCATTTCACGCCTGAAGGGTGCCGGAGCAATCGAGGTGTCCCGCAGGCCGAACGACTCCAACGCCTACAAGGTGCACCTGGAATCCGGTTGGGCCATCTACGGGATTGGTGGGGCCACCGACGAGCCCGTTACGGCTGGTTGTGCCAAATCGGACAGGCCAACTGTTGACCCATCCGGAAATGGTGAGGCCATATCCGCACAAGCAGGCGTTAGGGAAGACGCTCCGGTTGGGCCACCTGGTGGCCTAACAAAGGAACAGACCAATAAAGAGATACCTAAAGGTATCTCTCCTATACCCACTACAGCCGAAGAGCTTGTGCCTGCCATCCGGCAACTAGCCAAGGACCGGAACCTAACCGAACACCAAGTGCAACGGGACTGGCCAGAGATAGGCAAGTGGTGGGACTCCAACAACGTGCACCAACTGACCGAGCTATATCGAGAGACCGAAGAGCGACCGCTCTACGAGATCAGTGCACCAACCACGTGGAAAGGGGAATGGAGCCAATGACCGAATATCCGAGTGAAGCACTGCGGCAACTGGCCGCAATGGTCGAAGCAATGCCAGACCCCGAACCCCAACCAGTCCGGCCCCTGAAGGACCGAAGAGAACGGGAACTATACCGACTCCTAGACCGATCCATTCCGGACAAGTGGCTAGACAAATGGGATGCAATGACCCTGGTCGGAGTAACCAGCCATCGAACCCTACAAAGGTGGAGGGCCAACTACAGGCTGAAGTCCGGTATCCGTACCGGAGCACGTAAGCGACCCGAACGCGTCTACTCCCGGCGTGGCCTAGCCCGCTGCTACTTCCAAGCCCAAGATGCCGAGCGTGCCACATGGCGTACAGAGGCAGGACCCGGTAGGCCCAGCTACAGGGGGAGGGTGCAGGACCACCTAGGCCAGTACCCCACCGCTACCAGTACCGAGGTAGCTCACGCTCTTGGCATTGATCCGAGTACAGCGCGTAAGCACATGCGAGCAATCGAGGCAGACAAATGTTGAAGCCATGCCTTGAATGCGGGGAGCCTAGTCCCGGTACCTATTGCCCCGACCATAAGCCGGTACGTACCAAGCAGCGGAGCAAGGAGCATGTTCACCAGAACAATGCGAAGTGGAAGAAGCTAAGCCTTTGGGCTCGGACCAATCAACCATGGTGCACCTGGTGTAGTGCTACCGAGGACTTGACCGCTGATCACATCAAGCCGTACGTAACGCACCCTGAGCTTGCGTATAAGCGATCTAATATCCAAGTCCTTTGCAGACCTTGCAATGGTCGTAAAAGTGCGGGAGAGAGGCAACCAGAGGGGTGGGGAGTATCCCCTAGGCCCGTCGAACTTCCTCCCTCTGGCAAGGCAGAGTTTCCCTCACACTACGGGTGTAGTGGTTTGCCATGGCAATAGCAGCAGGCCCTAAGAGGCGAATTACTGCCGAACCGCTCTGCTTCAAAGGATGGCCGACCGATAGAGCCAAGAGGCGTGAACGGTTCATCCGTGAGTACGTGGTTGCACCCAAGGGCGTAGGGGCCAAGGAGCCCCTTAACCTCCGGGACTTCCAGAAGGAAATTGTCCGGGGGGCGTTTGCTCCGGGAGTTCGCACCGCGCTGGTATCCATGCCGCGAGCCAATGGCAAGACCGCTCTTGCTGCTGCCCTGGGTGTGGCCGAGCTATTCGTTGGCCCGGCCTCTGCCGAGGTGCTGGTTGTTGCTTCGGACCAAAGGCAGGCCAATCTAACGCTCAACTTGGCCCGGCGAATGATCGAGCTAAACCCGGAGCTTGCCGACAGGGTGCATGTCTACAAAGACCACCTGCACCTACCAGAGAATGACGCGAAGCTAATCCCGCTACCGGCCGACGAAGCGGCATTGCACGGCTGGGACCCGTCCCTAATGATCGTGGACGAATTGCACGTAGTCACCGAGCAGGTTTGGGAAGCGGTTACGTCGGTGGCCGGTAAGCGTCCCGAGTCGCTGACACTGGCCATTTCCACACCGGGCCATAACCCGGACTCGGTTATGTGGAAGCTGGTCGAGTATGGGCGTGCGGGTGATGATCCGTCGTTCTACTACAAGGAGCACGCTGCCCCCGAAGGCTGCGCGATTGACGACCGGGAAGCGTGGAAGATCGGCAACCCGGCAATGTCGTGCAAGCGTCCGTTCTTGACTGAGGACGGAATGGCTTCGGTCATGCGGACCATGCGTGAACCAAGGTTCCGGCAGTTGCGTCTAGGCCAATGGGTTAAAGGCTCGGACGCTTGGCTGCCTTGGGGGTCCTGGGATGGCCGAGCAGACACGAACAGGCGTCCAGAGGCCGGGGAGCGGGTTGTATTCGGGTTCGATGGTTCGTACTCCGGAGACAGCACGGCACTTATCGGCTGCACCTTGGACGGTCATGTGTGGGTCGAAGGTCTATGGGAGAACACCGGCGATTCTGGTTGGCGGGTGTCCCGCGAGGACGTGACCAATGCCGTGGTGCTCGCATTCAGCAAGTACGACGTTGCCGAGCTTGCCTGTGACCCGTACGGGTGGCACGCAGAGATTGAGCAGTGGCAAAAGCTGTTCGGCGAGAAGCGGGTTATTGAGTGGCCTACCAACCAGGTGCAGCGCATGGCACCGGCCACGGACCGGCTTTATCAGGCAGTCGTTGAGGAGACCGTCACGCACGACGGAGATTCACGACTTGCCGCCCATGTCGCTCATTGCGCGGTAGAGCGAACGTCTATGGGTGATCTGGTTCGGAAGGACCGCCGCAATTCCCCTCGAAAGATTGATGCCGCTGTTGCGGCAATCGTCGCCTATGACCGTGCCGCCTGGCACGCGAAGAAGGCCAAAAAGAAAGTTCGGAGTTTCAATGGATAACCTGATTATCGACCTTATGCAGCGGCTTGATGAGCCGTCCGGCTGGTACGCGGAATTGAACCGCTACTACGAGGGTGAACAGGCGTTGTCGTTCCTGTCGCCGGAGGCCAAGGCCGCCCTGGGCAACCGCTTCGGGCGCATCAACTCGAACATTCCCCGCCTTGCTGTGGAGTCGCTGGCGGAGCGCCTGCGGGTGACTGGCTTCAGTGGCGCGGATGTGTGGCCGGACTGGATTCGCAACGACCTGGATCAGACCTCGCACATGGTCCACCGTGAGGCCCTGCTCTTGGGTCAGTCGTTCGTGTCCGTGTGGGCGAAGGATGGCCGCCCTACCGTGTCCGTGGAATCGGCTTCCCAGGTTGCCGTCCAAACCGATCCGGGAACCCGGCAGGTTACGGCCGCAGTGAAGCGCTGGACGACTCGGACCACGACGGAAGCCACGTTGTACCTGCCGGACCGAATCGTTCATCTCCGGGCCAACCAGACAGGTGCCACGACGCAGGGGTACAAGGTTGTCGGCGAGACGCCTAACCCGATGGGCGTTGTGCCCGTGGTGCCGTTCATGAACACGGACCGACAGTTGATCCTTGGCACCGATGGCCGCGCCCTGGTCGGTGGTGGCCGGTCCGAAATCAAGGACTTGATGCCGTTGTGCGACGCGTTGAACAAGACGCTTGCGGACATGCTCGTTACCTCCGAATACACGGGCCGCCCGCGCCGTTGGGCTACCGGCTTGGAGTTGGAGGAGGACGAAGACGGCAATGCCGTGAACCCGATCCCCGAGGGCAATCGGGCCATGATCTCCGAGGACGACAAGACCAAGTTCGGGCAGTTGGAGCCGGGGGCTATCGATGGATACAAGACCTCTACCCAGGTGATCCTTGGCCAGATCATGGCAGTGTCTGCGCTGCCTGAGCACATGATTGGTGTCTTCTCGAATAACCCGGCCAGTGCGGACGCTATGCGTGCTGCGGAGTCGTCCCTTACCGCTCGCGCTGAGGCCCGGCAGGCGACCTTTGGCCGTTCGTGGGAGCAGGTGGCCCGCCTCATGGTCGCTGCCCGCGATGGGGTTGCCCCGGAGCGCGTGGAAGCTCGGGTGCAGTGGGCGGACCCGGCTACTCGTTCGGAGGCGCAGCAGGCCGACGCGCTTACCAAGTTGGTTGTTGCGAAGGTGCTTCCGCCGTCGTACGCGCTGAAGAAGATGGGTTACGACGACGCCGAGATTATCGAGATCCGGCAGGCGTGGCGCATGGAGGCCCTGGACGGCGCAGGGGTTGACCTGAAGGCGTTGGTGGTTGCCGAGTGAGCTACCGGGACCAGGTGGTGACCCTCAGTGCCGACACGGAACGCAAGGCGCTGGCGCTGTACGCCCGATTCGAAGCGGGGGAGCTATCGCATGACGAGACGGTTGCCCTTCTCGCTCGGTTGATTGCGGGGGCTAATTCGCGTGCTACGGCACTTGCGGACCTGGGCCTAGCTTCGACCCTCATGCAACGGCTCGGTGAGCCTGTGGAGGTGCAAGGGATTGTGCCCCCGGCGGGTGATGCGGACAGGTTGCAGAAGTCGGCAACTACGGCCGTGAAGCTGGGTTCTGTGTCCGTGGGCAGGCTTGCCCTTGCGGAGCCCCTAGAAGCGGCTGTGAACGCCTTTAACCAGGCCATGAAGCAGAACGACCGGGTTACCGGCTGGGTGCGTGAGCTGGAGCCGGGGGCCTGTCAGCTGTGTACGTGGTGGTGGCGTGACGGGCAGGTGTGGCACAAGGACCACGAGATGCCCACCCATAAGGGCTGTACGTGCGTAGCCAATCCGGTTACGCGGTAAATGAATTCGAATCAGAAGGAGTTAAACATGCTGGAAGACAAGACGATTGAGACCCCCGCGGCCCCGCCGGCCTCGGAAGATCCCCAGGTCAACGAAGGGTTTTCCGAAAGCGCGGAGGATACCCAGATTGTGGGTACCCCAGAGCCCGAGCAGGGCGAGGAGCAGGAGCCGGACACCTTCCCCCGCTCCGTGGTCGAGAAGCTGCGAAAGGAGAACGCTTCGTACCGCGACCGCGCCAAGCAGGCCGATGCACTGGCGGAACGCCTTCACGCTGCCCTGGTGACCGGTACCGGCAAGCTTGCCGACCCGACAGACCTGCCGTACGACCCGGAGCACCTGGACAACCCGGAAGCCTTGGACGCTGCCATTGCGGACCTGCTCACCCGGAAGCCTCACCTTGCCTCGCGTAAGCCCGTGGGGGATATCAACCAGGGTGCCCGGCCTTCCGCTTCGGGTGATGTGAACCTTCTGGCCATGATGCGGGGTGGACTGTGAGCTTCCAGCCGATCACCAGTCAAGAGGAGTTCGAAAAGCTCCTACGCAAGCGCATGAACCGGCCGGTGGAGAAGGCCCAGGTTGCTACCGCTACCGCCCTGCTCGAAGCGATCAAGGCGAAGGCCATCCCGGAGACCAGTGTTTCAACCCTGGACTCGTTGGCCCGCTCGTACGCCTTGGTGGTTCACGGCCTCAGCTAAAACGGCACTTCCGGGCTGACGCCTAGCGTTTCTGACAACTGAATCGGGGAGGGTGCAGCCTGGCGCTGCCCCTCCCCTTCTTCTTCGCCCTGGCGGCGAATGGAGTCCCTTCTAGCCCCCGCGAAACCGTGGGGGCTTTTCCATTCAATCCCCTAGGGAGACAAGAACATGACTGCAACTACCTCGAACACCAAGGCCCTCCTGCACGAGCAGGTTGTTAACGTCCTGGTGCAGCCCCTCGAAGCCGAATCCGTCGTGCTGGCCAGTGGCCCCCAGATCAAGGATTCGTCCGAGCCGGTCCGCTTCCCCCGCCTGGTCTCCGGTCCGACCGTGGGTTTCGTCGGCGAAGGCGAGCAGATCCCCAGCGGTGACGTGAAGTTCGATGACGTCAAGATGATGCCTTCGGACCGCAAGTCCCTGAAGATCATCACCAAGTTCACGAACGAAATGGTCCGCCAGTCCGTGCTTGGCCTGAATGCCGCCCTGAAGGCGCGTCTGGTCAAGTCCGTTGCCGACACCCTGGATACCGCGTTTCTGATTGGCGACGGTGCCGACAAGAGCATTACCGGCATCATCAACCAGGCTGAAGTCCAGAAGATGAAGCTGGACCTTACTAGCCCGGATTGCTTCATTGATGCTGTCGCGCTTGCGAATTCGAAGGAAGTTAAGAACCCGAACCGCTGGTTCATCTCGGGTGCCGACTTCGCCACCATCTCGAAGCTGAAGGACAAGCAGGACCGCTACCTCATGGAGCAGGACCTCACCAAGGATTCGACCCCGCGCCTGCGTGGCATCCCGGTGACCGTCACCAACAAGCTCCCGGCCGGTAAGGCCGTGCTGGCGGACATGACTCAGGTGATGGTGGTCCGTGACCTTGCCCCGTCCGTCGTGGTTCTGGACGAGCTGTACGCCGAGACCGACGAGACCGGTATCCGCGTGGTGACCCGCTATGACCTGGGCCTGCTGCACCCCGAGGGCATTGTCGTTCTCGACAAGGATTTCAAGGCCGGTACTAAGTAGTTCTCGAATCGGAGGGGTGCCCACGGGTGCCCCTCCTTTTCCTGTATGAGGAGGTTTGAGAATGGCTGAAAGACCTTACGGGACACCGCAAGAGGGCCTGCCGGAGTACTGGGAGACCGGCGACGGTAGCGCCGACAAGGCGAAGATCAAGGCGTGGTTCAAGTTGTCGGCTCCGTGGAACGGCATTGACGAAGACGGCTACCCGACCGAGGACGTTCCGGGCTTCGTTGTCCGATACGCCGACAAGTCGGCGGTGCTGGTGCACGAAGGCGACAAGGCGGTAGTTCCGTCCATCACCCCGGTGAAAGCGGCCGTGTGGCCTACCGACTCGAAGGCCCTGTACGCCCTGTACTCGGAACTTCTGGACAAGATCGGGTACGACCTGCGGGACGCGAACGCCGCATACGCCACCCTCAACGAAGGGCTTCCCGGACACTGGGAGGGGCACGACGACATCAAGGCGTGGTTCAAGCTGTCCCAGCCGTACGAGATCGAAGACGAGTGGGGGCAGCCGGGGGAGAAGTTCGCGGGCTTCGTTGCCAAATACTTCGAGTCCGGGGCCGAAGGCTGGATTGTGGAGCTGTACGACGAGTCCAGCGACACAAACCTAGGGTTCTTCGCCAAGGCCCCCAACCCGTGGCCTTCCGAGGCTGAGGAGTTGACTCCGGTGTATCGGCGTCTTCTCGCGAAGGTGGGTTACGAGTACCGGACCGAGGACAAGCCGGAGCCGCCGGAGCCCGAACCGGGGGTGTGGGGCAAGAAGCTCGCAGCCCTCATGGGTGACCCGGACATTGCACTGGTTGCCGACGAGTGCGCTTCGGTGGTCATGACCCTTGCGCGGGCCTACACGCGGAACGGGTTCAAGGGCACCGTGCCGGACGATATCCCGGAAGACGTTGTAGCAGTGATCCTTGCGGCCTCCGCGCGCATGGCGGTGAACCCGAGTCAGACCGAGCAATACCAGTCGGCTGGTTCGATGAGTAGCCGTATCGGTGCGGGCTTCCAAGGCTGGTCTCTGGTCGAACAGGCCGTGTTGCATCGGTACCGGAAGCGTGCGCTGTGAGGCCCTTTAAGACGCCGTGGACTGTGGAGGTCATGGCGAGGGGGCAGAACACTGTCACCACGAAGGTGATTGGCTGGAATGCCCCTCAGTCGTTGGTGCCTAAGACCGCAGGCGTTGAGGCTGTAGTTGTAGAGGTTGAAATGTACGTGCCTCCGGGTTTCCCGCCGGTACGCCACGGTGACGAGATCAAGACGCTTGCGGACGGGTTCACGTATCAGGTGATCGGCCTGCCGGAGGACATGGGGTATGGGCCGTTCGGGTTCAAGCCTGGTGCTGTGATCAACCTGAAGCGGTGGTGGGCGTAAGACCGTCCAGAACGAAGGCCCCCGGCCTGTCCCTCGCGGGATGGGTTCGGGGGCCTTTTTGTGTATTCGGGCTATGGCACGTTTCAGGGCACGAATTGAACGGGATTGACCCCGATTCGGAGTGATCTCCGGTGATGAGCACGAAGGGGGTAGATCAGATCTATACCCTTGCCCTGCAATAGAAAACGCCCCCTGACCGGGCATCTAGTCAGGGGGCGTTTCACGCTGCCGTCTCAAACTCGACGTTCATGACGTGCAGGTTCTTCACGTCGAGGGCGTAGCCGAGGGAGCCGGCGACGAAGAGCCCGCCGCGGGCGATGGAGAGGATCAGATCCGGTTCGTAGCCGTCGTCCGCGATGTCCTGGGCCAGGTCCCGGCTCGCGGAGCCGAACAGCTCCCAGGTCAGTTCTTCCCGATCGCTCATCGCTGCTCCGTTTCTGCTCCACTGCCGATCTGGGCATCCTACGAGCAGGTCCCGGGGTCTACGGCTGGTGGGTGGTGATGGTGTACCAGAGCAGTGCGAGGGTGGCGAGCGCGAACAGCGGCACCACGATCAGCGTCTCGACCTTGTTGCCGGTGCGATCGATGATCGGGAATCGTGTTCGCACCTTCAGCGGCCACAGCAGCCGGCAGCCGCGGTCGGTGAGACAGTCGCCGATGAGATGGGCGAGCGCGCCGAGCCCGACACAGAACGGCAGCCACGCGGGTTTGTCGCTGATCCAGTGGTCGATGGCGAAGGTGCCGGCGGTGGCGAGAATGACGACGGTGCCCCACGATTTGATGCCGTCGCCGCTGGGTGCGAGATTGAGCGCCTTGATGGCCAGGGCCAGCAGGAAGAAGCAGAGCGCGATGGTGAAATTGCGGCCGATCCAATGTTCTCCGGCCCAGGTGCCGTAGGTGACGAGCGCGACGAACAGCAGTGAATGCGTTCCGTGCCGGTGGCCGCCGGAGATCATATTGATCAAACGGCAGGCGTAATGCGAAACCGGTCCCAGCACATGGGAAATGGTGCCCTTGGGGTGGTCGGCGTCGGGCAAAAGCGCTGCACCCGCGGTGAGAAAGGTCCCCATGACCAGATCGACCGCCGCGATACTGCCGGATTGCATTGCGGGATAGGTCATCAGGGTGAGCGGTAGCGCCGCCGCGGCGGCCGACCAGGCGAGCGCGCCGCTGGTTGCGTGTGAATGTCCTAGCACTGCGAGAAGATTAGCGGATCTAACAGGTCTACCGTCCGGCCTC contains:
- a CDS encoding helix-turn-helix domain-containing protein, which codes for MSKFAIVPVHLISAPIEDRDFRTLVALLSYADREGNCDPTMPQLSKRTGKSDRTAKRSISRLKGAGAIEVSRRPNDSNAYKVHLESGWAIYGIGGATDEPVTAGCAKSDRPTVDPSGNGEAISAQAGVREDAPVGPPGGLTKEQTNKEIPKGISPIPTTAEELVPAIRQLAKDRNLTEHQVQRDWPEIGKWWDSNNVHQLTELYRETEERPLYEISAPTTWKGEWSQ
- a CDS encoding terminase large subunit domain-containing protein, whose product is MVAPKGVGAKEPLNLRDFQKEIVRGAFAPGVRTALVSMPRANGKTALAAALGVAELFVGPASAEVLVVASDQRQANLTLNLARRMIELNPELADRVHVYKDHLHLPENDAKLIPLPADEAALHGWDPSLMIVDELHVVTEQVWEAVTSVAGKRPESLTLAISTPGHNPDSVMWKLVEYGRAGDDPSFYYKEHAAPEGCAIDDREAWKIGNPAMSCKRPFLTEDGMASVMRTMREPRFRQLRLGQWVKGSDAWLPWGSWDGRADTNRRPEAGERVVFGFDGSYSGDSTALIGCTLDGHVWVEGLWENTGDSGWRVSREDVTNAVVLAFSKYDVAELACDPYGWHAEIEQWQKLFGEKRVIEWPTNQVQRMAPATDRLYQAVVEETVTHDGDSRLAAHVAHCAVERTSMGDLVRKDRRNSPRKIDAAVAAIVAYDRAAWHAKKAKKKVRSFNG
- a CDS encoding phage major capsid protein, producing the protein MTATTSNTKALLHEQVVNVLVQPLEAESVVLASGPQIKDSSEPVRFPRLVSGPTVGFVGEGEQIPSGDVKFDDVKMMPSDRKSLKIITKFTNEMVRQSVLGLNAALKARLVKSVADTLDTAFLIGDGADKSITGIINQAEVQKMKLDLTSPDCFIDAVALANSKEVKNPNRWFISGADFATISKLKDKQDRYLMEQDLTKDSTPRLRGIPVTVTNKLPAGKAVLADMTQVMVVRDLAPSVVVLDELYAETDETGIRVVTRYDLGLLHPEGIVVLDKDFKAGTK
- a CDS encoding HNH endonuclease; translation: MLKPCLECGEPSPGTYCPDHKPVRTKQRSKEHVHQNNAKWKKLSLWARTNQPWCTWCSATEDLTADHIKPYVTHPELAYKRSNIQVLCRPCNGRKSAGERQPEGWGVSPRPVELPPSGKAEFPSHYGCSGLPWQ
- a CDS encoding phage portal protein — translated: MDNLIIDLMQRLDEPSGWYAELNRYYEGEQALSFLSPEAKAALGNRFGRINSNIPRLAVESLAERLRVTGFSGADVWPDWIRNDLDQTSHMVHREALLLGQSFVSVWAKDGRPTVSVESASQVAVQTDPGTRQVTAAVKRWTTRTTTEATLYLPDRIVHLRANQTGATTQGYKVVGETPNPMGVVPVVPFMNTDRQLILGTDGRALVGGGRSEIKDLMPLCDALNKTLADMLVTSEYTGRPRRWATGLELEEDEDGNAVNPIPEGNRAMISEDDKTKFGQLEPGAIDGYKTSTQVILGQIMAVSALPEHMIGVFSNNPASADAMRAAESSLTARAEARQATFGRSWEQVARLMVAARDGVAPERVEARVQWADPATRSEAQQADALTKLVVAKVLPPSYALKKMGYDDAEIIEIRQAWRMEALDGAGVDLKALVVAE
- a CDS encoding peptidylprolyl isomerase, which codes for MTKVLLKTSAGDITLELDEAKAPKTVANFVDYVKAGHYSNTVFHRVIPNFMIQGGGFTPEFQQKPAPNTVENEASNGLKNDKYTIAMARTSAPHSASAQFFINTSNNGFLNYPGQDGFGYAVFGKVVEGNAVVDAIEGVATGSKNGHGDVPKDLAAVTILSAELV
- a CDS encoding metal-dependent hydrolase, which codes for MLGHSHATSGALAWSAAAAALPLTLMTYPAMQSGSIAAVDLVMGTFLTAGAALLPDADHPKGTISHVLGPVSHYACRLINMISGGHRHGTHSLLFVALVTYGTWAGEHWIGRNFTIALCFFLLALAIKALNLAPSGDGIKSWGTVVILATAGTFAIDHWISDKPAWLPFCVGLGALAHLIGDCLTDRGCRLLWPLKVRTRFPIIDRTGNKVETLIVVPLFALATLALLWYTITTHQP
- a CDS encoding site-specific integrase, whose product is MARPPIEEGKRGEAHASIDKARQAEGKKDYWRGICRYRLTGERKPRTAQAYRTSEAKAKRDAADAADKALKTRKPEYGQKYSSKTTVLELCMSWYEREKADPNGNRGQSIAAFYTEIVKRPGGKKGTVKIQGSELGNMPIGEVRTSHVERHLDPIRHMTEKAYRQRLILVEAFALAARDDAITGNPARESETIERGHKAEPKPFTPEQLQRFWEIEAKYFELSPTANKRFMDITRLTYDLLGRPGEALGVIWEDVDLEAGTVAITGTVVQVDADGKRKVWRQPMPKEDESVRTVKVSAPTLAMLKRRWLAAGKPKTGLVFPNKLGNPISATMFRETWVRVLKGTELDWATPKALRKTGMTRISEKYGDKAAQQQGGHAIGSRVTRKHYVPTVRETVDFTDALHA